The Cellulophaga sp. RHA19 genome includes the window TTATGGAAAGGCAAAAAATTTGAGACCACAATACACATTATATTCTCTGGATTTTGGGTATATTTATCTACTATATTTTTTATAATATATTTTAACAACTAAATAGTATGAGCAAACTAGTTATTGCAGGAGGAACGGGTTTTTTAGGAAATAAATTAATAGATTTTTATACTAGTAAATACAATGAAATAGTTGTTTTAACTCGTGGAAAGTCTCGCAAAAAAGAAAATATAAGTTACGTAAACTGGGATGCTAAAACAATTAACAAATGGCATACTAGTTTAAACAATGCAGATGTATTAATAAATTTAACTGGTAAATCTGTAGACTGTAGATTCACAAAAGAAAACAAAGCCCTTATTTTAAATTCTAGAACAGAATCTACTACCGCTTTAGCAATGCCATAAATTTGGTAGCCAATCCACCAAAAGTGTGGTTAAATGCATCTTCTGCTGCTATATCTCATCCTAACAAAGAAGAAAACGGAGAAGATTTTATGCTGTACGTTGGCTTAGAATGGGAAAAAGCTTTTAACGCTATAAAAAATCCCAACACAAGAAAAGTTGCTCTACGTATTTCTTTAGTTTTTGGTAAAGAAGGCGGAGCATTAATTCCTTTAAAAAAAATAACCAAACTTGGTTTAGGAGGTAAACAAGGAAGTGGCAAACAAATGGTTAGCTGGGTACACA containing:
- a CDS encoding NAD-dependent epimerase/dehydratase family protein, encoding MSKLVIAGGTGFLGNKLIDFYTSKYNEIVVLTRGKSRKKENISYVNWDAKTINKWHTSLNNADVLINLTGKSVDCRFTKENKALILNSRTESTTALAMP